A part of Curtobacterium sp. MCLR17_036 genomic DNA contains:
- a CDS encoding sigma-70 family RNA polymerase sigma factor, with amino-acid sequence MTTGTDADLVRAMAQGDTGALARAFDRYAATLTRYAWALVDDRSDVEEIVQDSFLTLWQRADTLDLPAETVLPWMLVVCRNHAFNTGRKQARRRGDELPEHLAAPADHDEARETLRWVRAEIAALPDLDRRICELCLLEGHSYAEAAEALGLTVGAVTQRVSRNRRRLKKVVMHDEH; translated from the coding sequence GTGACCACCGGGACGGACGCCGATCTCGTCCGCGCGATGGCGCAGGGCGACACCGGCGCACTGGCGCGGGCGTTCGACCGGTACGCCGCCACGCTCACCCGGTACGCCTGGGCGCTCGTCGACGACCGGTCGGACGTCGAGGAGATCGTGCAGGACTCGTTCCTGACGCTCTGGCAGCGCGCGGACACCCTCGACCTGCCGGCGGAGACCGTGCTCCCGTGGATGCTCGTGGTCTGCCGCAACCACGCCTTCAACACCGGGCGCAAGCAGGCCCGTCGTCGCGGTGACGAACTGCCCGAGCACCTCGCGGCGCCCGCCGACCACGACGAGGCCCGCGAGACCCTCCGCTGGGTCCGCGCCGAGATCGCCGCGCTCCCCGACCTCGACCGCCGCATCTGCGAGCTCTGCCTGCTCGAGGGTCACTCCTACGCCGAGGCCGCCGAGGCGCTCGGCCTGACCGTCGGCGCCGTCACCCAGCGGGTCTCCCGCAACCGACGCCGACTCAAGAAGGTGGTGATGCACGATGAACACTGA
- a CDS encoding FAD-dependent oxidoreductase, which produces MTDYRYLIVGGGMVADAAARGVRELDADGSIGVVSEDVDRPYARPALSKKLWTDPDFSWDEKVDLHTEETGATFVLGTRVAAIDRAAKTVTTTDGETHGYERLLLATGGKPRGLPGLEESDRVVDFRSADDYRRVRALTDAGAHLAVVGGSYIGTEIAAGTVQNGATVTLVTPDEVLGASMFPEQLARAFQQRFTDHGVELRLGRRVESGAQTDSGVTLTLDDGSTIEADAVVVGLGIEPATQLAADAGLTVRDGIVVTSTLQTDDESVFAAGDVAEYPDRILGTRRVEHVDNAKEQGRQAGRNLADADETYDHTPMFYSNVFDAGYEAVGRVSTDLRTVEDWQDPTVTGVVYYLDEDDTVRGVLLWNVPGKTDEARKVLAEAHALTPDMLTGLIRP; this is translated from the coding sequence ATGACCGACTACCGCTACCTGATCGTCGGCGGCGGCATGGTCGCGGACGCCGCTGCGCGCGGCGTCCGCGAGCTCGACGCCGACGGCTCGATCGGCGTCGTCAGCGAGGACGTCGACCGGCCCTACGCCCGGCCGGCGCTCTCGAAGAAGCTGTGGACCGACCCGGACTTCAGCTGGGACGAGAAGGTCGACCTGCACACCGAGGAGACCGGGGCGACGTTCGTCCTCGGGACCCGGGTGGCCGCGATCGACCGCGCCGCGAAGACCGTCACGACCACCGACGGCGAGACGCACGGCTACGAGCGCCTGCTGCTGGCGACCGGTGGGAAGCCCCGTGGCCTGCCCGGCCTCGAGGAGTCGGACCGTGTGGTCGACTTCCGGAGTGCCGACGACTACCGCCGTGTCCGGGCGCTCACGGACGCCGGTGCGCACCTCGCCGTCGTCGGTGGCAGCTACATCGGGACCGAGATCGCCGCCGGCACCGTGCAGAACGGCGCGACGGTGACGCTCGTCACGCCCGACGAGGTCCTCGGGGCGAGCATGTTCCCCGAGCAGCTCGCCCGGGCCTTCCAGCAGCGGTTCACGGACCACGGCGTCGAGCTCCGGCTCGGCCGTCGGGTCGAGTCCGGCGCCCAGACCGACAGCGGCGTGACGCTCACCCTCGACGACGGCTCGACGATCGAGGCCGACGCCGTCGTGGTCGGCCTCGGCATCGAACCGGCCACGCAGCTCGCCGCCGACGCCGGCCTGACGGTCCGTGACGGCATCGTCGTGACGTCGACGCTGCAGACCGACGACGAGTCGGTCTTCGCGGCCGGCGACGTCGCCGAGTACCCGGACCGGATCCTCGGCACCCGCCGCGTGGAGCACGTCGACAACGCGAAGGAGCAGGGCCGCCAGGCCGGGCGCAACCTCGCGGACGCCGACGAGACCTACGACCACACGCCGATGTTCTACTCGAACGTCTTCGACGCCGGGTACGAGGCGGTCGGCCGGGTCTCCACCGACCTCCGGACCGTCGAGGACTGGCAGGACCCCACGGTCACGGGCGTCGTCTACTACCTCGACGAGGACGACACGGTCCGCGGCGTCCTGCTCTGGAACGTGCCGGGCAAGACCGACGAGGCCCGCAAGGTGCTCGCCGAGGCGCACGCGCTCACGCCCGACATGCTGACCGGGCTGATCCGCCCGTAG
- a CDS encoding NAD(P)H-dependent oxidoreductase: protein MTNVLALVGSLRADSINRKLTEAAAHHAPDGIELQTFDGIVDLPFYNEDIDGDTPPAAAVAFRDAVAAADAVLLVTPEYNGTMPAVLKNALDWGSRPFGSSPLSGKPLAVIGSAFGQYGGVWAHDDARKAAGIAGAKVLEDVKVAIPQSVVRFAETHPREDDEVTALVQGALTALAEAAAEPAAA from the coding sequence ATGACGAACGTCCTCGCCCTCGTCGGCAGCCTCCGCGCCGACTCCATCAACCGCAAGCTCACCGAGGCCGCCGCGCACCACGCGCCGGACGGCATCGAGCTGCAGACCTTCGACGGCATCGTCGACCTGCCGTTCTACAACGAGGACATCGACGGCGACACCCCGCCCGCCGCGGCCGTCGCCTTCCGCGACGCCGTCGCCGCCGCCGACGCGGTCCTGCTCGTCACGCCCGAGTACAACGGCACGATGCCCGCGGTCCTGAAGAACGCGCTCGACTGGGGTTCCCGTCCGTTCGGCTCCTCGCCGCTCTCCGGCAAGCCGCTCGCCGTCATCGGCTCGGCCTTCGGCCAGTACGGCGGCGTCTGGGCGCACGACGACGCCCGCAAGGCCGCCGGCATCGCCGGCGCGAAGGTCCTCGAGGACGTCAAGGTCGCCATCCCGCAGTCGGTCGTCCGCTTCGCCGAGACGCACCCGCGCGAGGACGACGAGGTCACCGCACTCGTGCAGGGCGCGCTCACCGCGCTCGCCGAGGCAGCGGCCGAGCCCGCCGCAGCGTAG
- a CDS encoding DUF11 domain-containing protein, producing MTEPTAPTPRPRRLRRRLAAAGAALVTLGVLAAPVVLPAGSQAAALDFPYVNQFSSAAGGALHGDATVSGGRLRLTDDVRNQAGAWSTDDTFPSDTGLEIEFTYAMYTAKDDPGADGLLLFLADGAAPQGVGSFGAGLGYACRKEATEGGGRVCDLPGVPGGFAGIAIDHYGNFSSRINASGPGAQPDQVVVRGSGNGTEGYRYVAGAPAPGGTVTAGSTPRKVRITLLPGDDGELSMTVRLQVGSGMRTVLDAVPLHGDDQTPLPSTLRLGFAGATGSHVDKHEVDALRVWKPADLSVEHDLPATVVAGEPVRYTVTARNPGPNAADPSPLRVDVPDGIEDVTWTCAAAEGSGCATASGSGDVGTDLALPRGGSAVVTVAGRIADGTAGTLESVATIAPPPSSSDTNEADNTSRAETVAQAAAHVETDKSVSPATVEPGDEVEYLVTARNRGPSVAQAVGAVDELPAAMRFTGSDDDCTAEGQRVTCRSDVALAVGETLDFRIRAVLDPDYVGDGSDVVNVATATSPTDPDGGDPSTEVPIVVDPGDGGPGPGPGPDDGGAGDDGPHGDGPAGPGDTDAAGPGAPRTDDGARDAAPAEDDAPRTPAAALAYTGADDVALVAAVAAVLAAAGSVCWWLARRRSRDGEPSDDHRP from the coding sequence ATGACAGAACCCACCGCACCGACTCCACGACCACGACGACTCCGGCGGCGACTCGCCGCGGCCGGCGCCGCACTCGTCACCCTCGGCGTCCTCGCCGCCCCGGTCGTCCTGCCCGCCGGGTCGCAGGCCGCCGCACTCGACTTCCCGTACGTCAACCAGTTCTCGAGCGCCGCCGGCGGTGCCCTGCACGGCGACGCCACGGTCTCCGGGGGCCGTCTCCGGCTCACCGACGACGTGCGGAACCAGGCGGGGGCGTGGTCGACCGACGACACGTTCCCGTCCGACACCGGGCTCGAGATCGAGTTCACCTACGCCATGTACACGGCGAAGGACGACCCGGGCGCCGACGGGCTCCTGCTCTTCCTGGCCGACGGGGCGGCACCGCAGGGGGTCGGGTCGTTCGGCGCCGGGCTCGGGTACGCCTGCCGCAAGGAGGCGACGGAGGGCGGCGGCCGCGTCTGCGACCTGCCCGGGGTCCCCGGCGGCTTCGCCGGCATCGCGATCGACCACTACGGCAACTTCTCGTCACGGATCAACGCCTCCGGCCCGGGCGCGCAGCCCGACCAGGTCGTGGTCCGCGGCTCGGGCAACGGCACCGAGGGGTACCGCTACGTGGCCGGGGCTCCCGCTCCCGGCGGGACCGTGACCGCCGGGTCCACCCCGCGGAAGGTCCGGATCACCCTGCTGCCGGGCGACGACGGCGAGCTGTCGATGACCGTCCGGCTGCAGGTCGGCAGCGGGATGCGCACCGTGCTCGACGCCGTGCCCCTGCACGGCGACGACCAGACGCCGCTGCCGAGCACCCTGCGCCTCGGCTTCGCCGGCGCGACCGGCAGCCACGTCGACAAGCACGAGGTCGACGCGCTGCGGGTCTGGAAGCCCGCCGACCTGTCGGTGGAGCACGACCTGCCCGCCACCGTCGTCGCCGGCGAGCCCGTCCGCTACACGGTCACCGCACGGAACCCCGGGCCGAACGCAGCGGACCCGAGCCCGCTGCGGGTCGACGTGCCCGACGGCATCGAGGACGTCACCTGGACGTGCGCGGCGGCCGAGGGGTCGGGGTGCGCCACCGCGTCGGGTTCCGGTGACGTCGGCACCGACCTCGCCCTGCCGCGCGGCGGGTCCGCGGTCGTCACCGTCGCGGGGCGGATCGCCGACGGGACCGCCGGCACGCTCGAGAGCGTCGCGACGATCGCCCCGCCGCCCTCGTCGTCCGACACGAACGAGGCCGACAACACCTCGCGGGCGGAGACGGTCGCGCAGGCCGCGGCGCACGTCGAGACGGACAAGTCGGTGTCGCCGGCGACCGTCGAGCCCGGCGACGAGGTCGAGTACCTCGTCACCGCACGCAACCGCGGCCCGTCGGTCGCGCAGGCCGTCGGCGCGGTCGACGAGCTGCCCGCCGCGATGCGCTTCACCGGGTCCGACGACGACTGCACCGCCGAGGGGCAGCGCGTCACGTGCCGGTCCGACGTCGCGCTCGCCGTGGGGGAGACGCTCGACTTCCGGATCCGTGCCGTGCTCGACCCCGACTACGTCGGCGACGGCTCGGACGTGGTGAACGTGGCCACGGCGACGTCGCCGACCGACCCGGACGGGGGCGACCCCTCCACCGAGGTGCCGATCGTCGTCGACCCGGGTGACGGCGGTCCGGGCCCGGGTCCCGGCCCCGACGACGGCGGTGCCGGCGACGACGGGCCGCACGGCGACGGTCCGGCCGGACCCGGGGACACGGACGCGGCCGGTCCCGGCGCTCCCCGCACCGACGACGGGGCCCGTGACGCCGCACCGGCGGAGGACGACGCCCCGCGGACGCCCGCAGCGGCGCTCGCCTACACCGGTGCGGACGACGTGGCCCTGGTCGCGGCCGTCGCGGCCGTCCTCGCCGCCGCGGGGTCGGTCTGCTGGTGGCTGGCACGCCGCCGCTCCCGGGACGGCGAACCGTCGGACGACCACCGCCCCTGA
- a CDS encoding DNA starvation/stationary phase protection protein — MHASDKLAKNLQAVLVDLIDLHLQGKQAHWNILGTNFRDLHLQLDEIVDAAREFADDTAERMRALYAVPDGRSATVAASSHLDQFPDGEITTHDAIDQITLRLYQATGTMRDVHDEVDDEDPTTADLLHGFIERLEQLAWMVSAENRAPSTPLASATTPAVADASAHA; from the coding sequence ATGCACGCATCGGACAAGCTCGCCAAGAACCTCCAGGCGGTCCTCGTGGACCTCATCGACCTGCACCTGCAGGGCAAGCAGGCCCACTGGAACATCCTGGGCACGAACTTCCGTGACCTCCACCTGCAGCTCGACGAGATCGTCGACGCCGCCCGCGAGTTCGCCGACGACACCGCCGAGCGCATGCGCGCCCTGTACGCCGTGCCGGACGGCCGCTCGGCGACGGTCGCGGCGTCGAGCCACCTCGACCAGTTCCCCGACGGCGAGATCACGACGCACGACGCGATCGACCAGATCACGCTGCGCCTGTACCAGGCCACCGGCACCATGCGCGACGTGCACGACGAGGTCGACGACGAGGACCCGACGACCGCGGACCTGCTCCACGGCTTCATCGAGCGCCTCGAGCAGCTCGCCTGGATGGTCTCCGCCGAGAACCGTGCGCCCAGCACGCCGCTCGCCTCGGCCACCACGCCGGCCGTCGCCGACGCTTCCGCCCACGCGTAG
- a CDS encoding MarR family transcriptional regulator: MSTQEITEASGYWFPDDDATQRGVAVLNALRRYRAAETAMRRRTRDSMGMGETDLLAVRFLLQAQRAGRTVKPKDLAAYLKISSASTTILIDRLVKSNHVRRDPHPTDRRALVITPTTETDEEVRATLGIMHRRMMTVAEELPAAEARVVATFLEQMREAVDQVDPVAAH, from the coding sequence ATGTCCACGCAGGAGATCACCGAGGCGTCCGGGTACTGGTTCCCGGACGACGACGCGACGCAGCGCGGCGTCGCGGTGCTCAACGCGCTGCGCCGCTACCGCGCCGCCGAGACCGCGATGCGCCGCCGCACCCGCGACTCGATGGGCATGGGCGAGACCGACCTGCTCGCGGTGCGGTTCCTGCTGCAGGCGCAGCGGGCCGGCCGCACCGTCAAGCCGAAGGACCTGGCGGCGTACCTGAAGATCTCCTCGGCCTCGACGACGATCCTCATCGACCGTCTGGTCAAGTCGAACCACGTGCGCCGCGACCCGCACCCCACCGACCGACGCGCCCTCGTGATCACCCCGACCACCGAGACCGACGAAGAGGTCCGGGCGACGCTCGGCATCATGCACCGCCGCATGATGACCGTCGCCGAGGAGCTCCCCGCCGCCGAGGCCCGCGTCGTCGCCACGTTCCTCGAGCAGATGCGCGAGGCCGTCGACCAGGTCGACCCGGTCGCCGCCCACTGA
- a CDS encoding LysR family transcriptional regulator gives METRLLEQFVAVASEGGVTRAAERLWTAQSTVSAGIASLERTLGVRLFDRTGRRLVLTPAGEDLLPHARAVLESLDRMRDLATVDDADLRGRVRLGIFTSMDIVDLTGVLQRFRRRHPLVAVELMTSPSGTTGLVQDLVAGRLDLAYSGLPVVPAGIVVEPLREMPFRVFTAPDHPLAGRSSVSLAELADEPFVDTAHGFGNRIILDGALERLGIRRRIVAEMNDMPAVVRFASAGLGVGVVPDSGARYDGAVLDLEDDVDPLRIGLAVRSSPEPNRAVRTLARDVVAARVG, from the coding sequence ATGGAGACCCGTCTGCTCGAACAGTTCGTCGCCGTCGCGTCCGAGGGCGGCGTCACCCGCGCCGCCGAACGGCTCTGGACGGCGCAGTCGACCGTGTCCGCGGGCATCGCCTCGCTCGAACGCACCCTCGGGGTGCGACTCTTCGACCGCACCGGTCGACGGCTCGTCCTGACCCCCGCCGGCGAGGACCTGCTCCCCCATGCCCGCGCGGTGCTCGAGTCGCTCGACCGGATGCGCGACCTGGCGACCGTCGACGACGCCGACCTGCGCGGCCGGGTGCGCCTCGGCATCTTCACGAGCATGGACATCGTCGACCTGACGGGCGTCCTGCAGCGGTTCCGGCGACGGCACCCGCTCGTCGCCGTCGAGTTGATGACCTCGCCGTCGGGGACGACCGGTCTCGTGCAGGACCTGGTCGCCGGACGGCTCGACCTCGCTTACTCGGGCCTGCCGGTCGTCCCCGCCGGGATCGTCGTGGAGCCGTTGCGCGAGATGCCCTTCCGGGTGTTCACCGCCCCGGACCACCCGCTCGCCGGCCGGTCGTCGGTGTCGCTCGCCGAACTGGCCGACGAGCCCTTCGTCGACACGGCGCACGGGTTCGGCAACCGGATCATCCTCGACGGTGCGCTCGAGCGGCTGGGGATCCGTCGCCGCATCGTCGCCGAGATGAACGACATGCCCGCCGTGGTCCGGTTCGCCTCGGCCGGCCTCGGGGTCGGGGTCGTGCCGGACTCGGGAGCGCGGTACGACGGCGCGGTGCTCGACCTGGAGGACGACGTCGACCCCCTCCGCATCGGCCTCGCCGTGCGGTCGAGCCCCGAGCCCAACCGCGCCGTGCGCACGCTCGCGCGCGACGTCGTCGCGGCGCGCGTCGGCTGA
- a CDS encoding alpha/beta fold hydrolase, whose product MNDDSTRATPDPASALAGAEDAEVTVEVDRVAVDGTYVRVSSVGAPGGRAFLLVAGLGIAATYYERLAPHLNENGPVHALDLPGFAGVPRFRGAVSIERYADAVERVIDELGLDDPVLVGHSMGTQVVTEVAARRPDVSDLVLISPVVDSRARSVRQSAVRFLRSALHEPSAVRFHAVTAYLLCGWHWFRKVLPRMIAFPIEERAPHVRARTLIVRGEHDAMVPRDWLRRLARVFPYAVLREVVDGAHSVMHAQADAVAQLAVDHVARRLPDRGVSSLQRVRDDSTASDLSRLDPREAWMLVKSRFVELAGMAHDDDERLAAAKSAHAVAMADGDHLPVDPADRAAVADQVAPEARRAG is encoded by the coding sequence GTGAACGACGACTCCACGCGGGCGACCCCGGACCCCGCCAGCGCCCTCGCCGGAGCCGAGGACGCCGAGGTCACCGTCGAGGTCGACCGCGTCGCCGTCGACGGCACGTACGTCCGGGTCAGCTCCGTCGGTGCACCGGGCGGCCGCGCGTTCCTGCTCGTCGCCGGGCTCGGCATCGCCGCGACCTACTACGAGCGGCTCGCGCCCCACCTCAACGAGAACGGCCCGGTGCACGCCCTCGACCTGCCCGGCTTCGCGGGGGTCCCGCGGTTCCGTGGCGCGGTCTCCATCGAGCGGTACGCCGACGCCGTCGAACGGGTCATCGACGAACTCGGTCTCGACGACCCGGTCCTGGTCGGGCACTCGATGGGCACGCAGGTCGTGACCGAGGTCGCCGCCCGTCGGCCGGACGTCTCGGACCTGGTGCTCATCAGCCCGGTCGTCGACTCACGGGCACGTTCGGTCCGGCAGTCCGCGGTGCGTTTCCTGCGCTCCGCCCTGCACGAGCCGTCGGCGGTCCGGTTCCACGCGGTCACCGCGTACCTGCTGTGCGGGTGGCACTGGTTCCGCAAGGTGCTCCCGCGCATGATCGCGTTCCCGATCGAGGAACGGGCCCCGCACGTGCGCGCCCGGACCCTCATCGTCCGCGGCGAGCACGACGCGATGGTGCCGCGGGACTGGCTGCGCCGGCTCGCCCGGGTCTTCCCCTACGCGGTCCTGCGCGAGGTCGTCGACGGTGCGCACTCGGTCATGCACGCCCAGGCCGACGCGGTGGCGCAGCTCGCCGTCGACCACGTGGCCCGGCGGCTGCCGGACCGCGGGGTGTCGTCGCTCCAGCGGGTGCGAGACGACTCGACCGCGTCCGACCTGTCCCGACTCGACCCCCGCGAGGCCTGGATGCTCGTGAAGTCCCGGTTCGTCGAACTCGCCGGCATGGCGCACGACGACGACGAGCGGCTCGCGGCGGCGAAGTCCGCGCACGCCGTCGCGATGGCCGACGGCGACCACCTGCCGGTGGACCCCGCCGACCGCGCAGCGGTCGCCGACCAGGTCGCACCCGAGGCCCGCCGGGCGGGCTGA